The proteins below come from a single Scatophagus argus isolate fScaArg1 chromosome 15, fScaArg1.pri, whole genome shotgun sequence genomic window:
- the LOC124072232 gene encoding kelch domain-containing protein 1, whose protein sequence is MDAALERHCSELVARERSGHTAVVEENLLYVWGGYMSVADDEVFLPNDEIWTYDLERGVWEVFHMTGEVPPSMSGTCGSSLNGRMYIFGGCDDNGQTNQIYCVDLTDGKYTWRKIIHEIGSAPSPRDKLSCWVYNGRLMYFGGYGHKLLTDVHRRNRSFIVDEASWVEDVFWGWNNEVHVFDPMQASWSEPKTHGRAPAPRAAHASATLGHRGYICGGRVMETRTSDIHCLDFESWMWSEIVPVSATPVGRSWHTLTAVSNSSLFLFGGLSVDCKPMSDGWLFDVETKRWREVEHPFKNKPRLWHTACQGKDSDVIVFGGSCDYILLVDTGHCNDALVFQMQPYPLFRICEDYIAKNVKSYEVLRNQLPLLPPKLLTAVQRRMSFYRPSKKQKY, encoded by the exons ATGGATGCAGCGCTTGAGAGGCACTGCTCGGAGCTGGTGGCCCGGGAGAGGAGCGGGCACACggctgtggtggaggaaaaCCTGCTCTATGTGTGGGGAGGTTACATG TCAGTAGCTGACGATGAAGTTTTCCTGCCCAATGATGAAATCTGGACATATGACTTAGAACGAGGTGTATG GGAAGTGTTTCACATGACAGGGGAAGTCCCTCCCTCGATGTCTGGGACCTGCGGCTCTTCCCTGAATGGACGCATGTACATATTTGGAGGTTGTGATGACAATGGACAAACCAATCAG ATCTATTGTGTGGACCTGACAGATGGTAAATACACGTGGAGGAAGATCATCCATGAGATTGGTTCTGCTCCTTCGCCGCGAGACAAACTGTCTTGCTGGGTTTACAATGGAAG ACTCATGTACTTTGGAGGATACGGTCACAAACTACTGACTGACGTCCATCGCAGGAACAGAAGTTTCATTGTCGATGAAGCATCATGG GTGGAAGACGTCTTCTGGGGTTGGAACAACGAGGTTCATGTATTTGACCCAATGCAAGCCAGTTGGAGTGAACCAAAGACCCAT GGTCGTGCTCCCGCCCCCAGGGCCGCCCACGCCAGCGCCACGCTTGGACATAGAGGATACATTTGTGGAGGCAGAGTCATG GAAACCAGGACGAGTGACATTCACTGCCTGGACTTTGAATCATGGATGTGGTCAGAAAT AGTCCCAGTGTCCGCCACACCAGTGGGCAGATCGTGGCACACGCTCACAGCAGTATCAAACAGCTCCCTGTTCCTGTTTGGAGGTCTCAGTGTGGACTGCAAACCAATGA GCGATGGTTGGTTGTTTGATGTCGaaacaaagagatggagagaagtcGAGCATCCTTTTAAGAACAAGCCAAG GTTGTGGCACACAGCATGTCAAGGCAAGGACTCCGACGTGATCGTGTTTGGTGGAAGTTGTGATTACATCCTCCTCGTTGACACT GGTCACTGCAATGATGCACTTGTTTTCCAGATGCAGCCATATCCTCTGTTCAG GATCTGCGAGGATTACATTGCAAAGAATGTGAAGAGCTACGAAGTGCTCAGAAATCAGCTTCCACTCCTGCCTCCCAAACTACTGACTGCAGTGCAGAGGAGGATGTCTTTCTACAGGCCTTCAAAGAAGCAAAAATACTAG
- the LOC124072233 gene encoding uncharacterized protein LOC124072233, whose amino-acid sequence MGSGTSRGKKVAPACVSEVNMTNTAAGTTAKRDNRPFKPIKIHAILRNARNRAHPDCHSEGHDSDFSREDDDIDGELDTVLADYEERGGAAVKKNPPKKTVIRSKTYGLCHFSQEDDEESSSEEPRGPDGGSRVVNKRSNDAFTHFKKHTPAPPSQHSGFLTRGALLEVVPTPEKQTCHTSSLTMPVILYDGSEEELMDTIEREFS is encoded by the exons ATGGGCAGCGGAACAAGCCGAGGGAAGAAAGTTGCACCTGCGTGTGTCAGCGAGGTGAACATGACCAACACAGCTGCTGGCACTACAGCCAAGAGGGACAACCGTCCGTTCAAGCCTATCAAAATCCATGCAATTTTGCGCAACGCGCGCAACCGCGCGCACCCGGACTGCCACAGCGAAGGACACGATTCTGACTTTTCCAGGGAGGACGATGACATTGATGGAGAGTTGGACACAGTTCTAGCAGATTACGAGGAGCGAGGAGGGGCTGCCGTGAAGAAAAATCCACCCAAGAAGACTGTCATCAGATCCAAAACATACGGACTGTGTCACTTCAGTCAGGAGGACGACGAGGAGTCCAGCTCAGAGGAGCCACGTGGCCCGGACGGTGGATCAAGAGTTGTAAACAAGAGGAGCAATGATGCTTTcacacactttaaaaaacacacacctgcacccCCAAGTCAGCACAGT GGCTTTTTGACAAGAGGGGCTTTGTTGGAAGTTGTTCCCACACCGGAGAAACAAAC CTGCCATACCTCCTCTCTCACCATGCCAGTCATCCTGTACGATGGATCAGAAGAAGAGCTGATGGACACTATTGAGAGGGAGTTTAGTTGA